Below is a window of Deltaproteobacteria bacterium DNA.
CATCGCCTGCGGCAACCGGGAGACCGACCGCGGCGTCGTCCACCGCATGCCGACGCCCCTGGCCTCGCGATTCGTTCACCTCGATATCCGTGTCGACGCGGAGGACTGGCTCAGCTGGGGCGCGGCCAACGGCATCGCGGCTGAAGTACTTTATTTTGTCACATACAAGCCGGACCTCCTGCACCAGTTCGACCCCCAGTCCAGGGAACGCGCCTACGCGTGTCCGAGGACATGGGAGTTCACCTCAAACATCCTGAAGCACCGGAACGGCCTCGATCCGGCGGTCGAGCGGGCGCTCTTCCGGGGGACCGTGGGCGAGGCGGCCGCGGTGGAGTTCTCGGCGTTCCTGAAGGTGTGGCGCGAGCTGCCCCACCCCAGGGCGGTCCTCTCCGACCCCGGAAACGCGGCGATCCCGGAGAACGCCAGCGCGCTGATGGCGCTCTGCGGCTCGCTGTACCGGCTCGCGAGCGACGTGTCGATGGACGCCATCGTCACTTTCGCGCAGCGGCTC
It encodes the following:
- a CDS encoding MoxR family ATPase, producing the protein IACGNRETDRGVVHRMPTPLASRFVHLDIRVDAEDWLSWGAANGIAAEVLYFVTYKPDLLHQFDPQSRERAYACPRTWEFTSNILKHRNGLDPAVERALFRGTVGEAAAVEFSAFLKVWRELPHPRAVLSDPGNAAIPENASALMALCGSLYRLASDVSMDAIVTFAQRLRREVGESLVGACVRRDPALQRSPAFIRWAAARTR